A region from the Hippoglossus hippoglossus isolate fHipHip1 chromosome 16, fHipHip1.pri, whole genome shotgun sequence genome encodes:
- the LOC117776171 gene encoding pituitary tumor-transforming gene 1 protein-interacting protein — protein MSFTSDRRTLSPSLWAAVAVLCVSIASLGECYQPTLTPITACSVYKNCDTCVPHARCLWCFSTNNCSEYPVRWLLPPATVCPLSQARWGMCWLNFEALIITMAVLGGIILIGIMVCCCWCCRCCCCKKRGSRPDRDEEILTRRREEIKNRAEERKVDKKARHDEIRKKYGLMGDSDHPYSKFENE, from the exons ATGTCGTTCACCTCTGACAGACGAACACTCAGCCCCTCGCTGTGGGCTGCCGTcgctgtgctgtgtgttagcatCGCTAGCCTGGGGGAATGCTACCAACCTACTCTAACACCAATAACTG CCTGCTCCGTCTACAAGAACTGTGACACCTGCGTGCCTCATGCCAGG TGTCTTTGGTGCTTCTCCACCAACAACTGCTCAGAATACCCAGTGCGCTGGTTGCTGCCCCCAGCGACAGTGTGCCCGCTGTCCCAGGCCCGATGGGGCATGTGTTGGC TAAACTTTGAAGCCCTGATCATTACCATGGCTGTGCTCGGTGGAATCATCCTGATCGGCATTATGGTGTGCTGCTGTTggtgctgccgctgctgctgctgcaagaaGCGTGGGTCGAG GCCCGACAGAGATGAGGAGATACTTaccaggaggagagaggagatcaAAAACCGCGCTGAAGAACG GAAAGTGGACAAAAAGGCGCGGCATGATGAGATCCGCAAGAAGTATG GTCTCATGGGCGACTCGGACCACCCGTACAGCAAGTTTGAGAACGAGTAG